The proteins below come from a single Pedobacter aquae genomic window:
- a CDS encoding DUF6588 family protein, whose translation MVKIAHFSKKIALTLSILSVSAASFAQDDIGAIVKAGTGDATKLAQAYLNPFFRGFGFGMNSGWFNSAKTKNLGKFDLRIQATGAFVPPAEQRFDVTKLGLSSSTRLKPGQNKLTPTLFGDDNAGSILQILDDNGIPIEEFQMPEGTGFNIAPSPQVQLTVGLIKNTDVSVRFVPSTKLGDGGQINSWGVGIKKEITSFLPGKSEKIIPVDISLAFGYNQVNVDYKFAIEDQINEGPNPNADLNQRIESKLSGFTVDAILSKKLAVFTPFVSVGYNTAKTELGILGDYIIKSGLGQNDTETIKDPVVINEKSISGMRAGVGFSLHLAIFRLYGAYNIGEYNAVTAGIGFGIGK comes from the coding sequence ATGGTAAAAATCGCTCATTTTTCTAAAAAAATAGCCTTAACTCTTTCAATTTTAAGCGTTTCGGCTGCCTCATTTGCTCAAGATGATATTGGGGCTATTGTAAAAGCAGGTACAGGAGACGCTACCAAGTTAGCTCAAGCTTATCTAAATCCATTTTTCAGAGGCTTCGGTTTTGGAATGAATAGTGGATGGTTTAACTCTGCCAAAACCAAAAATCTAGGAAAATTTGATTTAAGAATACAAGCAACCGGAGCTTTTGTACCTCCAGCAGAACAGCGTTTTGATGTTACTAAATTAGGCCTATCATCAAGTACGAGATTAAAACCTGGACAAAACAAACTAACCCCAACTTTATTTGGTGATGACAATGCAGGTTCTATATTACAAATATTAGATGATAATGGTATTCCAATAGAAGAATTTCAAATGCCTGAAGGCACAGGATTCAATATTGCTCCATCTCCACAAGTACAATTAACCGTAGGTTTAATAAAAAATACCGACGTTTCTGTAAGGTTTGTTCCATCAACAAAACTTGGAGATGGTGGTCAAATAAATTCATGGGGTGTTGGTATCAAAAAAGAAATTACCTCTTTTTTACCCGGAAAATCAGAAAAAATTATCCCTGTTGACATTTCATTAGCTTTTGGCTATAACCAAGTTAATGTAGATTATAAATTTGCTATCGAGGACCAAATTAATGAAGGACCTAATCCAAATGCAGATTTAAATCAAAGAATAGAATCAAAACTATCAGGTTTTACTGTAGATGCAATTTTATCTAAAAAATTAGCTGTTTTCACACCCTTTGTTAGTGTAGGTTATAATACCGCCAAAACAGAATTAGGAATATTGGGAGATTATATTATCAAATCAGGTCTCGGACAAAACGATACAGAAACTATTAAAGACCCAGTTGTCATCAATGAAAAAAGTATTTCAGGAATGAGGGCAGGTGTAGGCTTTTCTTTACACCTAGCTATCTTTAGGTTGTATGGTGCTTATAATATTGGAGAGTATAATGCCGTAACCGCAGGTATAGGTTTTGGTATAGGTAAATAA
- a CDS encoding RNA polymerase sigma factor, with the protein MKHPYSSLSDQELIIKCRKDDVKAQEMLYKRFYAYAMGISLRYCINRDDALETVNDAFMKLFKTIKTFENERLIKPWFRQIVVNSAIDSRRKNLKHSTVLDIEYAEEKPANNQIISKINAQDILKLLDELPEIHRLIFNLYEIDGYSHEEIADILDIPSSSSRVYLSRAKDKLRKLVNNHFYLNYERAI; encoded by the coding sequence ATGAAGCATCCTTATAGCAGTTTAAGCGACCAAGAGCTTATCATAAAATGTAGAAAAGACGATGTAAAAGCACAAGAAATGCTTTACAAGCGCTTTTATGCTTATGCTATGGGAATTTCTTTACGTTATTGCATTAACCGCGATGATGCTTTAGAAACGGTTAATGATGCTTTTATGAAGCTCTTTAAAACCATTAAAACTTTTGAGAACGAAAGATTGATAAAGCCGTGGTTTAGGCAAATTGTGGTAAACTCTGCCATAGACAGCAGAAGAAAAAACCTTAAACATTCTACTGTTTTAGATATAGAATATGCCGAAGAAAAACCCGCAAATAATCAAATTATCTCTAAAATAAATGCCCAAGATATCTTAAAATTATTAGATGAATTGCCAGAAATACATCGTTTAATCTTTAACCTTTATGAGATTGATGGCTACTCTCATGAAGAGATTGCGGATATATTAGACATCCCTTCTAGCAGCTCTAGAGTATATTTATCCAGAGCAAAAGATAAATTAAGAAAATTAGTAAATAACCACTTTTATCTGAACTATGAACGAGCAATTTGA
- a CDS encoding ABC transporter permease, producing MNLAFFIAKRLSFKAERTFSKLIVRIAILGITLGLCVMLLAIAIMKGFKTEIREKIRGFNGDIQILKYDLNSSYENSSFNLETQNLNKIKQLPNVAVVDAFATKPGIIKANDEVEGVVFKGVDSAYHWDNFKKVLIAGQVIDFTKPGHQQQILISELVAKKLNLKVGDNFLMYFIQESLRKRKFEIVGIYRTGVEEVDKVFVIGDMDLVRRLNKWEDNQVGGYELRIKDFNQLDASSYDVGDELPAQLKAVSVTTNFPSIFEWLSLLDINAQVVLVLMLMVAIINMISALLIIILERTHMIGLLKALGESNWGIRKIFLYNAVYLVGFGMLMGNIFGLGLGYLQQQTHFFKLDEASYYMSFIPIQFEWLDIVLINIGTLVICLAVLIIPSMLVSKISPVKALSFK from the coding sequence TTGAATCTTGCATTTTTTATAGCCAAAAGGCTTTCCTTTAAAGCAGAGCGTACATTTTCTAAACTAATTGTGCGCATAGCCATCTTAGGCATAACGCTTGGTTTATGCGTAATGTTATTGGCTATCGCTATTATGAAGGGCTTTAAAACCGAAATAAGAGAAAAAATAAGAGGTTTTAATGGCGATATTCAAATACTTAAGTACGATTTAAATTCTTCTTACGAGAACTCATCTTTTAACCTTGAAACACAAAATCTAAATAAAATTAAACAGCTTCCTAATGTAGCTGTGGTAGATGCTTTTGCTACCAAACCAGGTATTATAAAAGCTAATGATGAAGTAGAAGGTGTTGTTTTTAAGGGTGTTGATAGCGCCTACCATTGGGATAATTTCAAAAAAGTTTTAATAGCAGGGCAGGTTATAGATTTTACCAAACCTGGTCATCAACAGCAAATTCTGATTTCTGAATTGGTTGCTAAAAAATTGAATTTAAAGGTTGGCGATAACTTTTTGATGTACTTTATTCAAGAATCTTTACGTAAACGTAAGTTTGAAATTGTAGGCATTTACCGTACCGGAGTAGAAGAGGTAGACAAGGTTTTTGTTATTGGAGATATGGATTTGGTAAGGAGGTTAAACAAGTGGGAAGACAACCAAGTTGGAGGTTACGAGTTAAGAATTAAAGATTTTAACCAGCTTGATGCAAGCAGTTATGATGTTGGAGATGAATTGCCTGCCCAGCTTAAAGCAGTTTCCGTAACCACCAATTTTCCTAGTATTTTCGAGTGGCTTTCTTTATTAGATATTAACGCTCAAGTGGTTTTGGTTTTGATGTTGATGGTAGCCATCATCAACATGATTTCTGCTTTGCTCATTATCATTTTAGAGCGTACACATATGATAGGTTTGCTGAAAGCATTGGGCGAATCTAATTGGGGAATTAGAAAAATTTTTCTTTACAATGCCGTTTATTTAGTTGGTTTTGGGATGCTGATGGGAAATATTTTTGGACTAGGTTTAGGCTATCTTCAACAACAAACACATTTCTTTAAGCTAGATGAAGCTTCTTATTACATGAGCTTTATTCCTATCCAATTTGAATGGTTAGATATTGTACTCATCAATATAGGAACCTTGGTAATTTGCTTAGCCGTTTTAATCATTCCTTCTATGCTGGTAAGTAAAATATCTCCGGTTAAGGCGCTATCATTTAAATAA
- the mnmD gene encoding tRNA (5-methylaminomethyl-2-thiouridine)(34)-methyltransferase MnmD: protein MLEPDRLTVVTTADGSKTIYHPIIKENYHSRNGALQESNHVFLNSGLRYYLADKQHTEVAVLEIGFGTGLNFLLTADFCKGKEIQLQYVGIEAYPLNLGLIEETAYQEIVSANTWGMFTKLYDEALQKSVTLNEFCQLHIAPTTLENFSSPQLFDVIYFDAFASSNQPEMWTKEAITKTISFLKPGGVFVTYAITGDLKRIMKSLNMKIEKAPGAAGKREMLRAVKG, encoded by the coding sequence ATGTTAGAGCCTGACAGGCTAACGGTTGTTACCACAGCAGATGGATCTAAAACCATCTATCACCCTATTATCAAAGAAAATTACCATAGCAGAAATGGTGCTTTACAAGAAAGCAACCATGTATTCTTAAATTCTGGCTTACGTTATTACTTAGCAGATAAACAACATACTGAGGTTGCTGTATTAGAAATCGGCTTTGGTACAGGCTTAAACTTTTTGCTAACTGCCGATTTTTGTAAAGGCAAAGAAATACAACTCCAATATGTAGGTATAGAAGCGTATCCGTTAAATTTAGGTTTGATTGAAGAAACAGCTTACCAAGAAATTGTTTCTGCCAATACATGGGGGATGTTTACCAAACTGTATGACGAAGCCTTACAAAAGAGCGTTACTTTAAATGAATTTTGCCAATTGCATATTGCCCCTACTACCCTAGAAAATTTCTCTAGCCCACAGCTTTTTGATGTTATTTATTTTGATGCTTTTGCCTCTTCTAATCAACCAGAAATGTGGACCAAAGAAGCTATCACTAAAACCATTTCTTTCTTAAAACCAGGTGGTGTTTTTGTTACATATGCCATTACTGGCGATTTAAAACGCATCATGAAATCTTTGAACATGAAGATAGAAAAAGCTCCAGGAGCAGCTGGAAAACGCGAAATGCTTAGAGCTGTGAAAGGCTGA
- a CDS encoding rhodanese-like domain-containing protein gives MLKKFYYLLLLVLPQSLFAQIKNPEFKDMLDSIYHHSVPLITVDSLKELKNVYLLDTREKEEFNVSHLKHARNVGYIWFDMRDIYDIPKDATIVVYCSVGYRSEKIGEKIMKAGYKNVFNLYGSIFEWVNHGYPVYKTDGVQTSEVHTYNKKWSRWVSRGTKVF, from the coding sequence ATGTTAAAAAAGTTTTATTATTTACTCCTTCTAGTTTTACCCCAATCTTTATTTGCACAAATAAAAAATCCAGAATTTAAAGATATGCTTGATAGCATTTACCATCATAGTGTACCTTTAATTACGGTTGATTCTTTAAAAGAACTTAAGAATGTTTATTTGCTAGATACCAGAGAGAAAGAAGAATTTAACGTTAGCCACTTAAAACATGCTCGTAATGTAGGCTATATCTGGTTTGATATGCGAGATATTTATGACATCCCTAAAGATGCTACCATTGTGGTGTATTGCTCCGTAGGCTATAGAAGTGAGAAAATAGGAGAAAAAATCATGAAAGCGGGCTACAAAAATGTTTTTAACCTTTATGGAAGTATATTTGAATGGGTAAACCACGGTTATCCGGTATACAAAACAGACGGGGTGCAAACTTCTGAAGTACATACGTATAATAAAAAGTGGTCTAGATGGGTATCAAGAGGTACAAAAGTTTTTTAA
- a CDS encoding aldo/keto reductase: protein MNKMKEEQENHIQRRAFIQKSALFAASTLILPFLSEDTYGFVNPPQKSKLVPNVKLNNGVLMPVLGFGTFQLRESVCQQSVADAISVGYRLIDTATLYKNEEFVGAGIKDSGIKREELFITSKVWVTDSGYEKSKIAFETSLKKLGTDYLDLYLIHRPRGDFKGSWKMMEELYKEGRIRAIGLSNFTPDQYADFMKEAKIIPTVNQVESHAYFHQIDTYKDSKENKVQMEAYTPFAQGRNGLFTNPVLAEIGKKYNKTNAQVSLRWHYQRGVVAIPRSSKKEHIIENFNIFDFKLSKADMATIAALDLNKTQFPTWG, encoded by the coding sequence ATGAACAAGATGAAAGAAGAACAAGAAAATCATATACAACGTAGAGCTTTTATTCAGAAAAGTGCATTGTTTGCTGCTTCTACTTTAATATTACCTTTTTTAAGTGAAGATACATACGGCTTTGTAAACCCTCCGCAAAAAAGTAAGTTGGTGCCAAATGTAAAGCTTAACAACGGCGTCCTCATGCCTGTTCTAGGTTTTGGAACTTTTCAGTTAAGAGAATCGGTTTGCCAGCAAAGCGTAGCAGATGCTATTTCGGTAGGTTACAGACTTATAGATACAGCAACACTTTATAAAAATGAAGAATTTGTAGGGGCCGGCATTAAAGACAGTGGTATAAAAAGAGAAGAACTTTTCATCACTTCGAAAGTATGGGTAACTGATTCTGGCTACGAAAAATCTAAAATTGCTTTTGAAACTTCATTGAAAAAACTAGGTACAGATTATCTGGATTTATACCTTATACATCGCCCTAGAGGAGATTTTAAAGGCTCATGGAAGATGATGGAAGAGCTGTATAAAGAAGGTAGAATAAGAGCTATTGGCCTTAGTAATTTCACCCCAGACCAATATGCTGATTTTATGAAAGAAGCTAAAATTATCCCTACAGTAAACCAAGTAGAATCACATGCTTATTTTCACCAGATAGATACTTATAAAGATTCAAAAGAAAATAAGGTTCAAATGGAAGCCTATACACCTTTTGCACAAGGCAGAAACGGGCTCTTTACCAACCCTGTTTTAGCAGAAATTGGCAAAAAATATAATAAGACAAATGCACAAGTAAGTTTAAGGTGGCATTACCAAAGAGGTGTTGTTGCTATCCCTAGAAGTTCTAAAAAAGAACATATCATTGAGAACTTCAACATCTTTGATTTTAAACTAAGTAAAGCTGATATGGCAACCATTGCTGCTTTAGATTTAAATAAAACGCAATTTCCTACTTGGGGCTAG
- a CDS encoding RluA family pseudouridine synthase, with protein sequence MDFNEEASDLDESDLYEHLRIKVDKGQSLLRIDKFLMHRVENASRNRIQNAIEMANVLVNDKPVKASYKVKPEDDISIVLPHPPRDNTVYPEDIPIEIVYEDDDVLLVNKKAGMVVHPGFGNWSGTLVNALVFHFTQLPQLPGNDGRPGLVHRIDKDTSGLLIISKNERAMTFLAKQFFDHSISRRYLALVWGDLETDGTISGYIGRSAKDRKVMDVYDDPEKGKWSVTHYKVLQRFNYVTLVACELETGRTHQIRAHMKHIGHPLFNDAPYGGDKIRKGTLVARYKAFVENCFQVIPRQALHAQSLGFIHPVSKQFIHFETALPDDFKQVIEKWTNYIQHH encoded by the coding sequence ATGGATTTTAATGAAGAAGCATCAGATTTAGACGAGAGTGACTTATATGAGCACCTTAGAATTAAGGTAGATAAGGGTCAGTCTTTACTAAGAATAGATAAATTTTTGATGCATCGTGTAGAAAATGCTTCAAGAAATCGTATTCAAAATGCTATAGAAATGGCTAATGTATTGGTGAATGATAAACCAGTGAAAGCCAGCTATAAAGTAAAACCAGAGGATGATATCTCTATTGTTTTACCACATCCGCCAAGAGATAATACTGTTTACCCTGAAGATATTCCTATAGAAATAGTTTATGAAGATGATGATGTACTTTTAGTTAATAAAAAAGCTGGGATGGTGGTTCACCCTGGTTTTGGTAACTGGAGCGGTACTTTGGTAAATGCCTTGGTTTTTCATTTTACCCAACTGCCACAATTACCCGGAAATGATGGCAGGCCGGGTTTGGTTCATCGTATAGATAAAGATACTTCTGGCTTATTAATCATCAGTAAAAACGAAAGAGCGATGACTTTCTTGGCCAAGCAGTTTTTTGATCATAGCATTAGCAGAAGATACTTGGCTTTGGTTTGGGGCGATTTGGAAACCGATGGTACCATAAGTGGTTATATAGGCAGAAGTGCCAAAGACCGTAAAGTAATGGATGTTTACGATGATCCTGAAAAAGGAAAATGGTCTGTTACGCATTATAAAGTTTTGCAGCGTTTTAATTATGTTACCTTGGTAGCTTGTGAGCTTGAAACAGGCAGAACCCATCAGATTAGAGCGCACATGAAACATATTGGGCATCCTTTATTTAACGATGCTCCTTATGGTGGAGATAAAATAAGAAAAGGAACTTTGGTAGCCAGATACAAAGCTTTTGTAGAAAATTGCTTCCAGGTTATCCCTAGACAGGCGTTACATGCACAATCTTTAGGCTTTATACACCCAGTAAGTAAACAGTTTATACATTTTGAAACAGCATTACCTGATGATTTTAAGCAGGTTATAGAAAAATGGACGAATTATATCCAACATCATTAA
- a CDS encoding 1-aminocyclopropane-1-carboxylate deaminase/D-cysteine desulfhydrase has translation MLNLQFDSPEEEVSYPIFKQKNIRLFVKRDDLIHPFISGNKWRKLKYNLLKASANQQNHLVTFGGAYSNHLLATAAAGAKFGFKTTAFVRGEEVNNSLLNLCKIHGMHLIFTSRDNYKNKKHLFDEYFAHDPKAYFIDEGGAGKEAELGCREIVTELQQTYDYIFCAAGTGTTAAGIINAIDLNKLDSTFAMVPVLKGGAFLKNDIEPLLINKPNYLLLDQYHFGGYAKTTSELIQFIKDFTSKTGILLDPVYTGKAMFAIQDLAQQDFFKANSKILMIHTGGIFGILGMLDKF, from the coding sequence ATGCTTAATTTACAGTTTGACAGTCCAGAGGAAGAAGTATCCTACCCCATCTTTAAGCAAAAAAATATCAGGCTCTTTGTTAAAAGAGACGATTTAATACACCCTTTTATTTCTGGTAATAAATGGCGAAAATTAAAATATAACCTCTTAAAAGCATCCGCAAACCAACAAAACCATTTAGTAACATTTGGCGGAGCTTATTCTAACCATTTATTAGCCACCGCAGCCGCAGGGGCCAAATTTGGTTTTAAAACTACTGCTTTTGTAAGAGGCGAAGAGGTAAATAACAGCTTACTCAATTTGTGTAAAATACATGGCATGCATTTAATTTTTACCAGCAGAGATAACTATAAAAATAAAAAGCACCTTTTTGATGAATATTTTGCTCATGACCCAAAAGCATATTTTATTGATGAAGGTGGCGCTGGTAAAGAAGCAGAATTAGGTTGCAGAGAAATTGTAACAGAACTCCAACAAACTTACGATTATATTTTTTGCGCTGCTGGTACAGGTACAACTGCTGCAGGTATAATCAACGCAATTGACTTAAATAAATTAGATAGCACATTTGCCATGGTTCCTGTATTAAAAGGTGGCGCTTTCTTAAAAAATGATATTGAACCTTTACTGATAAATAAGCCCAATTATCTTTTACTAGACCAATACCACTTTGGTGGATATGCTAAAACTACTTCAGAACTGATACAATTTATAAAGGATTTCACATCTAAAACAGGTATTTTGTTAGATCCAGTTTATACCGGGAAAGCTATGTTTGCTATACAAGATTTAGCTCAACAAGACTTTTTTAAAGCTAACAGTAAAATATTGATGATACATACCGGAGGTATTTTTGGGATATTAGGTATGTTAGATAAATTCTAG
- a CDS encoding exo-beta-N-acetylmuramidase NamZ family protein: MYKISIILAFFLSSYGCMAGNKQTSSTVKEAQPEKTILTGAQQTEAYLPYLKGKKVGLVINQTAEINKVSLVDTLKSLGVNIKAIFGPEHGFRGDADAGEKVGNYTDKKTGLPVISLYGKKHAPSKEDLANIDVLIYDIQDVGVRFYTYTITLAYVMQACADNQIPLLILDRPNPNGQLIDGPILEPEFKSGVGMHKIPIGHGLTPAEFAQMVNGEKWLSNGVQCKLKIIKVKNYSHDMVYTLPVKPSPNLPNALSIYLYPSLCMFEGTAISQGRGTLYPFQVLGHPALKGKYEFNFTPISIVGMSKNPPLENQVCYGIDFRSTALKDIQNQKQLHIGVLLKLYQDFPEKEKFFTPFFHKLAGNAKLMQQIKDGKTEAEIRASWANGLETYKASRKKYLLYN; this comes from the coding sequence ATGTATAAAATCAGCATCATTTTAGCTTTCTTTCTATCTTCTTATGGTTGTATGGCAGGTAATAAACAAACCTCTAGCACAGTTAAAGAAGCTCAACCAGAAAAAACTATACTTACTGGCGCACAACAAACAGAGGCTTATTTGCCCTATTTAAAAGGTAAAAAAGTAGGTTTAGTGATTAATCAAACTGCAGAAATTAACAAAGTTTCATTAGTAGATACTTTAAAAAGTTTAGGCGTTAATATTAAAGCCATATTTGGACCAGAGCATGGTTTTAGAGGTGATGCCGATGCTGGCGAAAAAGTTGGAAATTATACCGATAAAAAAACCGGCCTCCCTGTTATTTCTTTATATGGGAAGAAACACGCTCCTTCAAAAGAAGATTTAGCAAATATTGATGTTTTAATTTATGATATTCAGGATGTTGGCGTTAGATTTTACACCTATACCATTACGCTAGCTTATGTGATGCAGGCTTGCGCCGATAATCAAATACCGTTACTTATTTTAGACCGACCAAACCCTAACGGACAATTGATAGACGGCCCTATTTTAGAACCAGAGTTTAAATCTGGAGTAGGGATGCACAAAATACCTATTGGCCATGGTTTAACACCGGCAGAATTTGCCCAGATGGTGAACGGAGAAAAATGGCTTAGCAATGGTGTCCAATGCAAATTGAAAATTATTAAGGTTAAAAATTACAGTCATGATATGGTTTACACTTTACCTGTTAAGCCATCTCCTAACCTACCTAATGCTTTATCTATTTATCTGTACCCAAGTTTATGCATGTTTGAGGGTACAGCTATAAGCCAAGGTAGAGGAACACTTTACCCTTTCCAAGTTTTAGGTCACCCGGCATTGAAAGGAAAGTATGAATTTAATTTTACCCCTATAAGTATTGTTGGGATGAGTAAAAACCCTCCTCTAGAGAATCAGGTTTGTTATGGTATTGATTTTAGAAGTACTGCTTTAAAGGATATTCAAAATCAAAAACAACTCCATATAGGTGTCTTATTAAAGCTTTATCAGGATTTCCCTGAAAAAGAAAAATTCTTCACTCCCTTCTTTCATAAACTAGCTGGCAATGCTAAACTGATGCAGCAAATTAAAGATGGCAAAACAGAAGCAGAAATTAGGGCAAGCTGGGCAAACGGACTTGAAACCTATAAAGCAAGCAGAAAAAAATATTTATTATACAATTAA
- a CDS encoding aminotransferase class IV yields MAKRFINFNGEIYQEDEKLLAIDNRGYRYGDGIFETMRMAKGKLNFADLHADRLQSGMKTLKIEGYSQLDAYFLKDKTEELCKRNKITQNARFRLNIYRNAGGLYTPDQNKSGYSLEVSPLDSPYYDINAKGLILDVYEDIPKAVNRLSNLKTCNALTYVMAGLYKKHHKLDEAFILNQHGFLCEAISANVFIVYEGNLYTPALSEGCVGGVMRQVVMQLAQKNDLKVVEAQINPEILNMAEEVFLTNATKGIQWVMGFNRKRYFNEVSRFLVEKLNQEI; encoded by the coding sequence ATGGCCAAACGCTTTATCAATTTTAACGGAGAGATTTATCAGGAAGACGAAAAGCTACTGGCTATAGATAATAGAGGCTATAGGTACGGAGATGGTATTTTTGAGACCATGCGTATGGCAAAGGGAAAACTAAATTTTGCTGATTTACATGCCGATAGGTTGCAAAGTGGCATGAAAACTTTGAAAATTGAAGGCTATTCGCAATTAGATGCTTACTTTTTAAAAGATAAAACAGAGGAGCTTTGCAAGCGTAATAAGATTACGCAAAATGCCAGATTTAGGTTAAACATTTATAGAAATGCTGGTGGCTTGTATACGCCAGATCAAAATAAAAGCGGTTATAGTTTAGAGGTTAGTCCTTTAGATTCTCCTTATTATGATATAAATGCTAAAGGTTTAATTTTAGATGTTTATGAGGATATTCCTAAGGCCGTAAACAGATTATCTAACCTTAAAACCTGTAATGCCTTAACTTATGTGATGGCGGGTTTGTATAAAAAGCATCATAAATTAGATGAGGCTTTTATCTTAAACCAGCATGGTTTTTTATGCGAGGCTATTAGTGCAAATGTATTTATTGTTTACGAAGGTAATTTATATACACCTGCTTTAAGCGAAGGTTGCGTAGGTGGCGTGATGCGTCAAGTAGTGATGCAACTGGCACAAAAAAATGATTTAAAAGTTGTTGAAGCACAAATAAACCCTGAAATACTAAATATGGCCGAAGAGGTATTCTTAACCAACGCTACCAAAGGTATACAATGGGTAATGGGCTTTAATAGAAAAAGGTATTTTAATGAAGTTTCAAGGTTTTTAGTAGAAAAACTTAACCAAGAAATTTAA
- the lat gene encoding L-lysine 6-transaminase, producing the protein MYKIDIVPKEVEKVLSKHVLTDGYDLLFDMERSNGVHIYDSKHDRTLLDFFTCFASVPLGYNHPKMLADEGFKQNLMLAALTNPSNSDIYTAQYAQFVDTFSRVGIPDYLPHAFFIAGGGLAIENALKAAMDWKVQKNFTKGYQQEKGFKVLHFEQAFHGRTGYTLSLTNTLPNKTKWFAKFDWPRVSNPKVKYPLTDENLQDLIQREAKSIQEIKDAFKHHQDDICAIIIEPIQAEGGDNHIRKEFLEQVRLLCDEHEALLIYDEVQTGVGLTGKFWCHQHFGEHARPDIIAFGKKMQVCGILASKKLDEVEHHVFKVPSRINSTWGGNLVDMVRASKILEIIEEDQLCAHAAEVGNYLYEQLQQIAGEDERIKNVRGKGLLCSFDFDTPEQRNHFVAKGMEHHVMFLGCGHSTIRFRPALIMQKHHIDEGMEVMRKVLKEI; encoded by the coding sequence ATGTATAAAATTGATATAGTCCCAAAAGAAGTAGAAAAAGTTTTAAGTAAACATGTATTGACAGATGGTTACGATTTACTTTTTGATATGGAAAGAAGTAATGGTGTACATATTTATGACAGCAAGCATGACAGAACCCTTTTAGATTTTTTTACTTGTTTTGCATCTGTCCCTTTAGGCTATAACCATCCAAAAATGTTAGCAGATGAAGGTTTTAAACAAAACCTGATGCTTGCAGCGTTAACCAACCCTTCAAATTCTGATATTTATACAGCACAATATGCACAGTTTGTAGATACCTTCTCTAGAGTTGGTATTCCAGATTATCTGCCTCATGCCTTTTTTATTGCTGGTGGTGGTTTAGCTATAGAAAATGCTTTAAAAGCAGCTATGGATTGGAAAGTACAAAAGAATTTCACCAAAGGTTATCAGCAAGAAAAAGGCTTTAAAGTTTTACATTTTGAACAAGCTTTTCATGGAAGAACCGGCTATACGCTTAGTTTAACCAATACCTTACCTAATAAAACAAAATGGTTTGCAAAGTTTGATTGGCCTCGGGTTTCAAACCCTAAAGTAAAATATCCCTTAACAGATGAAAACCTACAAGATTTAATTCAGCGAGAAGCTAAATCTATCCAAGAAATTAAAGATGCCTTCAAACATCATCAGGATGATATATGCGCTATCATCATCGAACCTATACAAGCAGAAGGTGGTGATAACCATATCAGAAAAGAGTTTTTAGAACAAGTACGCCTACTTTGCGATGAACATGAAGCACTACTTATTTATGATGAGGTACAAACTGGTGTAGGCTTAACAGGTAAATTTTGGTGTCACCAGCATTTTGGAGAACATGCCCGACCAGATATTATTGCCTTTGGAAAAAAAATGCAGGTTTGCGGAATTTTAGCTAGCAAGAAACTAGATGAAGTAGAACATCATGTTTTCAAAGTGCCTTCCAGAATTAATTCTACTTGGGGAGGTAATTTGGTAGATATGGTAAGAGCTTCAAAAATTTTAGAAATTATTGAAGAAGACCAGCTTTGTGCGCATGCCGCTGAGGTTGGAAATTATCTTTATGAGCAACTTCAACAAATAGCGGGAGAAGATGAACGCATAAAAAATGTAAGAGGAAAAGGTTTATTATGTTCTTTTGATTTTGATACACCAGAGCAAAGAAATCATTTTGTAGCTAAAGGGATGGAACACCATGTCATGTTTTTAGGATGCGGCCATAGCACCATCAGATTTAGACCTGCTTTAATCATGCAAAAGCACCATATAGATGAAGGTATGGAGGTGATGAGAAAAGTATTAAAAGAAATTTAG